In a single window of the Patescibacteria group bacterium genome:
- the holA gene encoding DNA polymerase III subunit delta, translating into MLIFLHGSDTFRLHERLMTLRQGFVQKYDINQASIETVAASDLTADTLAAKLHSAGLFTKKRCIVITDIFALKADTIPPSDADTIVIITASELPKEDSTLKTSVLAAERVEEFAELTGAQLVHWVNQRVRQAGGTIEPAALNYIIQALGRDTWRMANVITQLVNYQTVITLATVELFVQSPLDENIFHFTDALSARQTGQALRLLHDQLETGANAFYLLTMLARQITILIQVKAGGAAAAKIHPYVQKQVGRMADRFGAEQLVNAYQMVVAADLKLKTTRLTPVVVLDKLVVELTV; encoded by the coding sequence ATGCTTATTTTCCTCCATGGTTCAGACACCTTTCGCCTCCATGAACGTTTAATGACGTTACGGCAAGGGTTTGTGCAGAAATATGATATTAACCAAGCCAGTATAGAAACAGTGGCGGCGAGTGATCTGACCGCTGATACGTTGGCAGCCAAGCTACACAGTGCCGGGTTGTTTACTAAGAAACGGTGCATTGTCATAACGGATATTTTTGCTTTAAAGGCTGATACAATTCCACCAAGTGATGCCGATACCATTGTTATCATTACTGCTAGTGAATTACCAAAAGAAGATTCAACTCTGAAGACTAGCGTTTTAGCGGCTGAGCGAGTAGAGGAGTTTGCTGAATTAACTGGAGCTCAGTTAGTGCATTGGGTTAACCAACGGGTGCGTCAAGCAGGTGGAACAATTGAACCGGCGGCTTTAAATTATATTATTCAAGCCTTAGGTCGCGATACCTGGCGGATGGCCAATGTTATTACCCAATTAGTTAATTATCAGACGGTCATTACTTTAGCGACAGTAGAATTATTTGTGCAGTCACCATTGGATGAAAATATCTTTCATTTCACAGATGCGTTATCGGCTCGTCAAACTGGGCAAGCGTTACGCTTATTACATGATCAACTCGAAACCGGCGCCAATGCGTTTTATTTATTAACCATGTTGGCTCGTCAGATTACAATTTTAATTCAAGTGAAAGCCGGTGGGGCAGCGGCGGCGAAAATTCATCCTTATGTACAAAAACAGGTTGGTCGAATGGCTGATCGCTTTGGTGCTGAGCAATTGGTCAACGCTTACCAGATGGTAGTGGCAGCTGATTTGAAACTAAAAACCACCAGGCTAACCCCAGTGGTTGTGTTAGATAAATTAGTGGTTGAACTTACGGTTTAA
- the rpsT gene encoding 30S ribosomal protein S20, giving the protein MAHKAAAFKAIRQTIKLTARNRNRRRTVKELTGVSLKAIETKAQTAVEQVRVACKAIDKAVQKGSLHRNTGARKKARLVKRLNSILKP; this is encoded by the coding sequence ATGGCACACAAAGCAGCCGCCTTCAAGGCGATCAGACAAACCATCAAACTCACAGCGCGCAATCGTAACCGCCGCCGCACCGTCAAAGAATTGACCGGTGTTAGTTTAAAAGCGATTGAGACAAAAGCGCAAACCGCTGTTGAACAAGTGCGCGTCGCCTGCAAAGCAATCGATAAAGCGGTACAGAAAGGCAGTTTACATCGCAACACTGGAGCTCGGAAAAAGGCTCGCTTGGTAAAACGATTAAACTCAATTCTTAAACCGTAA
- a CDS encoding DNA polymerase yields the protein VDALPELVNPKTKRIHTSYNQTIAATGRLSSVDPNLQNIPIRTELGQQIRRAFIAPPGKVLLSLDYSQIELRIIAHLAQDETFIKAFKHGADIHTETAAEIHGVDVSAVTPEMRRAAKSINFGILYGMGVYGLSRDAKISNDEAKYYLERYFKLHPAIEKYIVNTKALARTQGYVETLFGRKRFLPDINSGMHQVKAAAERAAINMPAQGTAADIIKKAMLAVADLLQQEKLSAVMLLQVHDELVFEVDKATVQKEADLIKHVMETVVTLKVPLIVDIGIGQNWQDLS from the coding sequence ATGTGGATGCACTACCTGAGTTAGTTAATCCAAAAACTAAACGGATCCATACCAGTTATAATCAAACGATTGCCGCCACTGGTCGGTTATCTTCAGTTGATCCAAATTTACAAAATATTCCCATTCGCACCGAATTAGGACAACAAATTCGGCGCGCCTTTATTGCTCCACCTGGTAAAGTATTATTATCATTAGATTATTCACAAATTGAATTAAGAATCATTGCTCACTTAGCGCAAGATGAAACCTTCATTAAAGCCTTTAAACATGGGGCTGACATTCACACGGAAACAGCCGCTGAGATTCATGGGGTTGACGTTAGTGCAGTCACACCAGAGATGCGGCGCGCGGCTAAATCGATTAACTTTGGTATTTTGTATGGTATGGGGGTGTATGGTTTATCACGTGATGCTAAAATATCTAATGATGAAGCCAAATATTATTTAGAACGCTATTTTAAATTACATCCCGCCATTGAAAAATATATCGTTAACACAAAAGCGTTAGCCAGAACACAAGGGTATGTTGAAACCTTGTTTGGCCGAAAAAGATTCTTACCGGATATAAATTCTGGTATGCATCAAGTGAAAGCCGCCGCTGAACGCGCCGCTATTAACATGCCAGCGCAAGGTACAGCCGCTGATATTATTAAAAAAGCCATGCTGGCAGTGGCTGATCTGTTACAGCAAGAAAAATTATCGGCTGTGATGTTATTACAAGTGCATGATGAATTGGTGTTTGAAGTTGATAAAGCCACTGTGCAAAAAGAAGCCGATCTGATCAAACATGTCATGGAAACAGTGGTGACATTAAAAGTTCCTTTAATAGTGGATATCGGTATTGGACAGAACTGGCAGGACTTGTCATAG